One stretch of Phycisphaerae bacterium DNA includes these proteins:
- a CDS encoding VWA domain-containing protein codes for MTGLSFDDLRWLHLLWVVLAVGLVGLYGVARRRTALRRFAAAALLPRLTPPTGLARPLLRLWLVVVALAALVAALIGPRWGEQAQTLLRRNIDVLVLLDVSRSMLARDIAPNRLERAKLAIRDDLLPALGGDRIGLIAFAGVPTLVCPLTSDYGFFRLALDDVSPLSAPRGGTNIGDAIRKAEAQFEHGLETHKIVILITDGEDHESYPLEAASNLWRDQQVPIVALALGDPEQGARIPVRNEQGESFLEYGGQIVRSRADFSTLEQVARVSNQGVFVAVGTSNFDLGDIYRRVAAGVRAEEEQSQRRVRQPAQMHPFALAALLLVLMDSLLREGPAGVAVRAVRRAAQEEAA; via the coding sequence ATGACCGGCCTGAGCTTCGACGATCTGCGCTGGCTGCACCTGCTGTGGGTTGTGCTGGCCGTCGGCCTGGTCGGGCTCTATGGCGTCGCCCGGCGGCGAACTGCGCTGCGGCGGTTTGCGGCGGCGGCGCTCTTGCCACGGCTGACGCCGCCGACCGGCCTGGCGCGGCCGCTCCTGCGCCTGTGGCTGGTGGTCGTCGCGCTTGCGGCGCTGGTGGCCGCGCTGATCGGGCCGCGCTGGGGTGAGCAGGCGCAAACGCTGCTGCGGCGAAACATCGACGTCCTGGTGCTGCTCGACGTATCGCGCTCGATGCTGGCGCGCGACATCGCGCCCAACCGGCTGGAGCGGGCCAAGCTCGCCATTCGCGATGACCTGCTGCCGGCGCTCGGCGGCGACCGCATCGGGCTGATCGCGTTCGCGGGCGTGCCGACGTTGGTCTGTCCGCTCACGTCCGACTACGGGTTCTTCCGGCTGGCGCTGGACGATGTGAGCCCGCTGAGCGCGCCACGCGGCGGCACGAACATCGGGGATGCCATCCGCAAGGCCGAGGCGCAGTTCGAGCACGGCCTCGAGACGCACAAGATCGTCATCCTGATCACCGACGGTGAGGACCACGAGAGCTACCCGCTCGAAGCCGCATCAAACCTGTGGCGCGATCAGCAGGTGCCGATCGTCGCACTCGCGCTGGGCGATCCCGAGCAGGGCGCCCGCATCCCGGTCCGCAACGAGCAGGGCGAATCGTTCCTCGAGTACGGTGGGCAGATCGTGCGGAGCCGCGCCGACTTCTCCACACTCGAGCAGGTCGCGCGTGTCTCGAACCAGGGTGTCTTTGTCGCCGTCGGCACGAGTAATTTCGACCTCGGCGACATCTATCGCCGCGTCGCGGCCGGCGTGCGGGCGGAGGAGGAGCAATCGCAGCGGCGTGTGCGCCAACCGGCGCAGATGCATCCGTTTGCACTCGCCGCGCTGCTGCTCGTGCTCATGGATTCACTGCTGCGCGAGGGGCCGGCGGGCGTGGCGGTGCGCGCCGTGCGCCGCGCGGCCCAGGAGGAAGCCGCATGA
- a CDS encoding VWA domain-containing protein has translation MTHTHLPLTPDWLYWPQPWVWLLCLLPLLPALWYLWRHPRRRPVIRFSSLDALRGAGGAWRRHLRLILPVLRTAVLTCLIIAAARPQSPNESRRVVVEGIAIQMAIDCSSSMLDVDLSTRNVQQTRLEVVKDVFKNFVTGGGKLPGRPNDLIGMIRFARYPDSVCPLTLDREVLLKTLDESRTVLWLDQNGRWRGNREEDGTAIGDALALAVERLKDLKRTTGSGNQLVIDSRVVILLTDGENNTGMIAPEQAGELAATYGIKVYTILAGTGQRMPWGGRQPVDDAALRRIAEVSGGRFFRAGDAVALERIYAEIDRLERTKTEEQSYVEWAELSWGWLLAAFVCLSVQTLLDATLLRKIP, from the coding sequence ATGACGCACACGCATCTGCCGCTGACGCCGGATTGGCTCTACTGGCCGCAACCATGGGTGTGGCTACTTTGTCTGCTGCCGTTGCTGCCGGCCCTGTGGTACCTCTGGCGGCATCCGCGCCGCCGACCGGTGATTCGCTTCTCCAGCCTGGACGCCCTGCGCGGCGCAGGCGGAGCGTGGCGCCGACACCTGCGCCTGATTCTGCCGGTTCTGCGTACCGCGGTGCTGACCTGCCTGATCATCGCCGCCGCCCGGCCGCAATCGCCGAACGAGTCGCGCCGCGTGGTGGTCGAAGGCATTGCGATCCAGATGGCCATCGACTGCTCGTCCAGCATGCTCGATGTCGACCTGTCGACGCGCAACGTGCAACAGACGCGCCTCGAAGTCGTGAAGGACGTGTTCAAGAATTTCGTCACTGGCGGCGGCAAGTTGCCCGGTCGGCCGAACGACCTGATCGGCATGATCCGTTTCGCCCGCTACCCGGACAGCGTTTGCCCGCTGACGCTGGACCGCGAGGTGCTGCTCAAGACGCTCGACGAGAGTCGCACGGTGCTCTGGCTGGATCAGAACGGGCGCTGGCGCGGCAATCGCGAGGAAGACGGGACCGCGATCGGCGACGCGCTCGCGCTGGCCGTCGAGCGTCTCAAGGATCTAAAACGCACGACCGGCTCCGGCAACCAGCTCGTGATCGACAGTCGCGTGGTGATCCTGCTGACCGACGGCGAGAACAACACCGGCATGATCGCGCCCGAGCAGGCCGGCGAGCTGGCCGCGACCTACGGGATCAAGGTGTACACGATCCTGGCCGGCACGGGGCAACGGATGCCCTGGGGCGGCCGCCAGCCGGTGGACGACGCGGCTTTGCGCCGGATCGCCGAGGTCTCGGGTGGCAGGTTCTTCCGCGCCGGCGACGCGGTCGCCCTGGAACGAATCTACGCCGAAATCGACCGGCTCGAACGCACGAAGACGGAGGAACAGAGCTACGTGGAGTGGGCTGAGCTGTCGTGGGGCTGGCTGCTCGCGGCGTTTGTGTGCCTGAGCGTGCAGACGCTGCTCGATGCTACCCTCTTGAGGAAAATCCCATGA
- a CDS encoding DUF58 domain-containing protein — MIPAEVLKKVRRIQIITSAMVNDIFAGQYHSAFKGRGMEFEEVREYQPGDDVRTIDWNVTARVGRPFVKNYREERELTVVLLVDVSASQDFGTRDQLKRELVAELGATLAFSAIQNNDKVGLILFTDRIERFVPARKGTRHVLRVVRELLYHAPAGRGTDVGGALEYLNRVLRRRAVVFLISDFQAPEFTGALRIVRHRHDLIPVVVRDEREHELPPVRYVELLDPETGEQLLVDTSSRAVRTRFAELARRRAERLRSEFRKVRLDAVEVRTGTPFIEPLTTFFRRRERRR, encoded by the coding sequence ATGATCCCGGCAGAAGTTCTCAAGAAGGTCCGTCGCATCCAGATCATCACCTCGGCGATGGTGAATGACATCTTCGCCGGTCAGTATCACTCCGCCTTCAAAGGCCGCGGGATGGAGTTCGAGGAGGTCCGTGAGTACCAGCCCGGCGACGATGTGCGCACCATCGACTGGAACGTAACCGCCCGCGTGGGCCGGCCTTTCGTCAAGAACTACCGCGAGGAGCGCGAGCTGACCGTCGTGCTGCTCGTGGATGTCAGCGCCTCGCAGGACTTCGGCACGCGGGACCAGCTCAAGCGCGAGCTGGTGGCCGAGCTCGGGGCGACGCTCGCCTTCTCCGCGATCCAGAACAACGACAAGGTCGGCCTCATTCTCTTCACCGACCGGATCGAGCGCTTCGTCCCGGCCCGCAAGGGGACGCGCCACGTGCTCCGCGTGGTCCGCGAGCTGCTCTACCATGCACCCGCGGGGCGCGGCACCGATGTCGGTGGCGCCTTGGAGTACCTGAACCGCGTGCTGCGGCGGCGGGCGGTTGTGTTCCTGATCAGCGATTTCCAGGCCCCCGAGTTCACCGGGGCGCTGCGGATCGTGCGGCATCGGCACGACCTGATTCCGGTCGTGGTGCGCGATGAGCGCGAGCACGAGTTGCCCCCGGTGCGCTACGTGGAATTGCTCGACCCGGAGACCGGCGAACAGTTGCTGGTGGATACCAGTTCGCGGGCCGTGCGAACGCGGTTCGCCGAGCTCGCGCGCCGGCGGGCCGAGCGGCTGCGCAGCGAATTCCGCAAGGTGCGTCTGGATGCGGTCGAGGTACGCACCGGCACGCCGTTTATCGAGCCGCTCACCACCTTCTTCCGGCGGCGGGAGCGGCGGCGATGA
- a CDS encoding PEP-CTERM sorting domain-containing protein, whose product MTRRLAVLVVVGLLAAPALASYTLFFDPTFGLAFQEPQETAFLAATGALTMIDFDSVPPDTVLTGNEWAGQGVTFSQPGGFGLRALGDNAQYEPRSIPNALFPFGGAGVDERLQLDLTTPQFAVGMWVLDNELTTPGFIETLDFFNAAGALIASVPIPVWGAPNAGPDNNFFIGIVSTDPIQSAVLNESAGEAFIEDVGWDNVYFGVPEPTSLALLALAALGLRRR is encoded by the coding sequence ATGACACGACGGTTGGCTGTGTTGGTTGTGGTCGGTCTGTTGGCGGCGCCTGCGCTCGCGTCTTACACACTGTTTTTTGACCCGACCTTCGGGCTTGCTTTTCAGGAGCCCCAGGAAACTGCCTTCCTGGCCGCGACGGGTGCGCTGACGATGATCGACTTCGACAGCGTCCCTCCGGACACGGTTCTGACCGGCAACGAGTGGGCCGGCCAGGGGGTCACGTTCTCGCAGCCCGGCGGATTCGGACTGCGCGCGCTGGGCGACAACGCGCAATACGAGCCGCGCTCGATCCCGAACGCGCTCTTCCCGTTTGGCGGGGCCGGCGTCGACGAACGCCTGCAATTGGATCTGACGACGCCGCAGTTCGCGGTGGGCATGTGGGTGCTCGACAATGAGCTCACCACCCCCGGCTTCATCGAGACCCTGGACTTCTTCAACGCCGCCGGCGCGCTGATCGCCAGCGTGCCCATACCGGTTTGGGGTGCGCCGAACGCCGGGCCGGACAACAACTTCTTCATCGGCATCGTCAGCACCGATCCGATTCAGAGTGCGGTGCTCAACGAATCGGCCGGCGAGGCGTTCATCGAGGACGTCGGCTGGGACAACGTGTATTTCGGCGTTCCGGAGCCGACGTCGCTGGCGCTGCTCGCGTTGGCGGCCCTGGGGCTGCGACGTCGCTAG
- the larE gene encoding ATP-dependent sacrificial sulfur transferase LarE codes for MQEQVARKLNALEQRLRALESVVVAFSGGVDSAVLLKVAVRTLGSSRVLAVTGRSPSVPRAELNSVAALAAELGAAHEFLDTAEFADPRYVSNPSERCYYCKTELYSRLVPLAAARGYRAVVGGTNRDDLGDFRPGLQAANEQHVLAPLAEVGITKAEVRQIGAALGILIHAKPASPCLSSRIPYGEPVTPEKLQRIDAAETYLRELGFAECRVRHHAQLARIEVPATDLDRFADAELRARVDARLRELGFQYVALDLRGFRSGSLNEVVPRQVGLGGT; via the coding sequence ATGCAGGAGCAAGTGGCCCGTAAATTGAACGCGCTCGAGCAGCGCCTGCGGGCGCTCGAATCGGTCGTGGTGGCGTTCTCGGGCGGGGTGGACAGCGCTGTCCTGCTCAAGGTGGCGGTCCGCACGCTGGGGTCCTCGCGCGTGCTGGCGGTGACCGGCCGCAGCCCTAGTGTCCCGCGTGCCGAGCTGAATTCCGTCGCCGCGCTCGCCGCCGAGCTGGGCGCCGCGCATGAGTTCCTCGACACCGCGGAATTTGCTGACCCGCGCTACGTTTCGAACCCGAGCGAGCGCTGCTACTACTGCAAGACCGAGCTGTACTCCCGGCTGGTGCCGCTGGCCGCCGCACGTGGCTACCGGGCCGTTGTCGGCGGCACGAACCGGGACGATCTCGGCGATTTCCGGCCCGGTTTGCAGGCGGCCAATGAGCAGCACGTCCTGGCGCCGTTGGCTGAGGTCGGCATCACCAAGGCCGAAGTGCGCCAAATCGGCGCGGCACTGGGCATTTTAATTCATGCCAAGCCCGCGTCACCCTGCCTGTCGTCGCGTATCCCGTATGGCGAGCCCGTGACGCCGGAAAAGCTGCAGCGAATCGACGCCGCCGAGACGTATCTGCGTGAGCTGGGCTTCGCGGAATGCCGCGTGCGGCACCATGCGCAACTGGCCCGGATCGAGGTGCCGGCCACGGATCTGGACCGGTTCGCGGATGCCGAGCTGCGGGCCCGAGTGGACGCCCGGCTCCGGGAGCTGGGATTCCAGTACGTCGCGCTCGATCTGCGTGGTTTCCGCTCGGGTAGCTTGAACGAGGTCGTACCCCGGCAAGTCGGGCTGGGGGGCACGTGA
- a CDS encoding CDP-alcohol phosphatidyltransferase family protein: MILDQEKHAQTELDHHRRRLIGISLLPAAATLGNLICGFLAIFCCLLAVRAEYAAYFAIQPRVFHRALEQLFPTHIAAGAYLIVLAMIFDALDGRLARLTRRTSEFGAQLDSLSDVVSFGVAPVALFVTLLLRPAPGALAEEPDASRPQFSVGLLCALVYLSCAAIRLARYNAENVKSEEGQRAFSGLPSPGAAAAMAALLALHERLRHTGFAAWNVNWPDVSRWVIALAAFAVGLLMVSRFDYVHIFNVYVRRRHPPTHLVWLIVILGIGWYSFELLLVVLAFGYVVSGIVLGLLRRGHGTAAAARAGEKPG, from the coding sequence ATGATCCTGGACCAGGAAAAGCACGCGCAGACCGAACTGGACCACCACCGGCGCCGGCTGATCGGGATCAGCCTGTTGCCGGCGGCGGCCACGCTCGGCAACCTGATCTGCGGCTTTCTGGCCATTTTCTGCTGCCTGTTGGCGGTGCGCGCCGAGTACGCCGCGTACTTCGCGATCCAACCGCGTGTGTTCCACCGGGCGCTGGAGCAGCTCTTTCCAACGCACATCGCCGCCGGCGCCTACCTGATCGTGCTGGCGATGATCTTCGATGCGCTGGACGGGCGGCTGGCCCGGCTGACCCGGCGGACGAGCGAATTCGGGGCCCAGCTCGACTCCCTGTCGGACGTGGTCAGTTTCGGCGTGGCGCCCGTGGCCCTGTTCGTGACGCTGTTGTTGCGACCGGCCCCGGGAGCGCTGGCTGAGGAGCCCGACGCGTCGCGGCCGCAGTTCAGCGTGGGGTTGCTGTGCGCGCTGGTATACCTGAGTTGCGCCGCGATCCGGTTGGCGCGCTACAACGCCGAGAACGTGAAAAGCGAGGAGGGGCAGCGCGCCTTCAGCGGGCTGCCCAGCCCCGGGGCGGCGGCGGCCATGGCCGCGCTGCTCGCGCTGCACGAGCGGCTGCGGCACACGGGGTTTGCGGCCTGGAATGTGAACTGGCCGGACGTGTCGCGCTGGGTGATCGCGCTGGCCGCGTTCGCGGTCGGGCTGCTGATGGTGAGCCGGTTCGATTACGTGCATATTTTCAACGTGTATGTGCGCCGCCGGCATCCGCCCACGCACCTGGTCTGGTTGATCGTCATTCTCGGGATTGGCTGGTATTCGTTCGAGTTGCTGCTGGTCGTGCTGGCCTTTGGGTACGTCGTCAGCGGCATCGTGCTGGGCCTGCTGCGGCGCGGCCACGGGACCGCGGCCGCGGCCCGCGCCGGGGAAAAACCGGGCTAG
- a CDS encoding phosphatidylserine decarboxylase family protein: MAPYARLEVTLIVLGGGALTAVCAWLAGWWAVLPAVIALALLSFYRDPPRACPVGDDLILAPADGKIVEITHGVAGPDDRQFLRIMIFLSVFNVHINRSPCAGRVTAVDYRPGEFLNALRADADVRNESNTLELETAAPLPGPVRVRQIAGVLARRIVCTARVGERLTAGQRYGMIKLGSRTEVCLVEDPAWEVRVAVGDAVKAGRTVLARRRAVPER, from the coding sequence ATGGCGCCGTACGCGCGGCTGGAAGTGACGCTGATCGTGCTGGGCGGGGGAGCGCTCACCGCCGTCTGCGCGTGGCTGGCGGGTTGGTGGGCCGTCCTGCCGGCCGTCATAGCGCTCGCCTTGCTCTCGTTCTACCGCGACCCGCCCCGCGCGTGCCCGGTCGGCGACGACCTGATCCTGGCGCCGGCGGACGGGAAGATCGTCGAGATCACGCACGGCGTGGCCGGCCCGGACGACCGGCAGTTTTTGCGCATCATGATTTTTCTGAGTGTCTTCAACGTGCACATCAACCGCAGCCCGTGCGCCGGGCGCGTGACGGCGGTGGACTATCGCCCGGGCGAGTTCCTGAACGCGCTGCGCGCCGACGCCGATGTGCGCAATGAAAGCAACACGCTCGAACTCGAGACGGCCGCGCCGCTGCCGGGCCCGGTGCGCGTGCGGCAGATCGCCGGCGTGCTGGCCCGGCGCATCGTGTGCACGGCGCGGGTGGGCGAGCGCCTGACAGCCGGGCAGCGCTACGGTATGATCAAGCTCGGGTCGCGTACCGAAGTGTGTCTCGTTGAGGATCCCGCCTGGGAAGTGCGTGTCGCCGTCGGCGACGCGGTGAAGGCCGGCCGCACGGTGCTGGCCCGCCGGCGGGCAGTGCCGGAAAGATGA
- a CDS encoding HAD family hydrolase yields MGSALEYELLAIDLDGTLLNSEHTLPAANRAALHRAHQAGVRIVLCTGRAFTETRPVLAEIGLDLDATVTVFGALVSEATSGRTLERTAIPPSDALALTDWFQARGFPVLWLTDPDEAGSDGYMLAGPRRHPAVDAWLERSPCKVSNVERLPDGCAAPLRLSIIEETAVLKVVSEELRAAFDGRIRHNVLHAPPYRLSLIEAFAPIVDKWYGIEKLCRRWGVDPRRTVAVGDDVNDLDMIQRAGLGVAVANARPAVCAAAERVVGSHNDCGVAQLIDELWPG; encoded by the coding sequence ATGGGATCGGCATTGGAATACGAACTGCTGGCCATCGACCTCGACGGTACGCTCCTGAACTCGGAGCACACGTTGCCGGCCGCGAACCGGGCGGCGTTGCACCGGGCCCACCAGGCGGGCGTCCGCATCGTGCTGTGCACCGGGCGGGCGTTCACCGAGACGCGACCAGTTCTGGCGGAGATCGGCCTCGACCTCGATGCGACGGTCACCGTCTTTGGCGCCCTGGTCAGCGAGGCGACGTCAGGTCGTACGCTGGAGCGCACGGCGATACCGCCGTCCGATGCGCTGGCGCTTACCGACTGGTTTCAGGCGCGCGGTTTCCCGGTGCTCTGGCTCACGGACCCCGATGAGGCTGGCAGCGACGGGTACATGCTCGCCGGTCCGCGGCGCCACCCGGCGGTGGACGCCTGGCTGGAGCGCTCGCCGTGCAAGGTGTCGAATGTGGAGCGTCTGCCGGACGGATGTGCGGCCCCGCTACGCCTCTCGATTATCGAGGAGACCGCGGTGCTAAAGGTCGTCTCGGAGGAGTTGCGCGCCGCGTTCGACGGGCGGATCCGCCACAACGTACTGCACGCGCCGCCGTACCGCCTGTCGCTGATCGAGGCCTTTGCGCCGATCGTGGACAAGTGGTACGGAATTGAGAAGCTGTGTCGGCGGTGGGGCGTGGACCCGCGCCGCACCGTCGCGGTGGGCGACGACGTGAACGACCTGGATATGATCCAACGGGCGGGGCTCGGCGTGGCCGTGGCGAACGCGCGGCCCGCCGTGTGCGCCGCCGCGGAGCGCGTGGTCGGCAGCCATAACGACTGCGGCGTGGCGCAGTTGATCGACGAGTTGTGGCCCGGATAG
- a CDS encoding NAD(+)/NADH kinase, whose protein sequence is MTNPDEAAGRVTRPVHSVAIIGSPDKPGAAETLARAGRWLAGRTAVVFSDITYDSRKAIAARPDLLIVLGGDGTLIAAVHGLRERQVPIVGVNLGKLGYLADFTIDELESEGDFLFCGDLPITRRAMMDVRVVRADVHEPASPAVNDCVVFAGPPFHMIEMVVEVDGDEVAYIRGDGVIVATPSGSTAHNLAAGGPILEPTGEAFILTPICPQALSYRPLVLAASRRISIRIAQANPGTTVATDGRIVQPLQVGDRILISRYNADFLLVRNPRHSEWHALRRKLRWGEGPNMH, encoded by the coding sequence ATGACCAACCCGGATGAAGCTGCCGGCCGCGTCACGCGACCGGTCCATAGCGTCGCGATCATCGGCTCACCTGACAAGCCCGGGGCGGCCGAGACACTGGCCCGCGCCGGCCGCTGGCTGGCGGGCCGGACGGCAGTCGTCTTCAGCGACATCACCTATGACAGCCGGAAGGCGATCGCTGCGCGGCCCGACCTTCTCATCGTCCTTGGCGGCGACGGCACGCTCATCGCCGCGGTCCATGGACTGCGCGAGCGCCAAGTGCCGATCGTCGGCGTGAATCTCGGCAAGCTCGGCTACCTCGCGGATTTCACCATCGACGAGCTCGAAAGCGAAGGCGACTTCCTGTTCTGCGGCGACCTGCCGATCACACGCCGGGCCATGATGGATGTGCGGGTGGTCCGCGCCGATGTGCACGAGCCCGCGTCGCCCGCCGTCAATGACTGCGTGGTCTTCGCCGGCCCGCCGTTCCACATGATCGAAATGGTCGTCGAGGTGGACGGCGACGAAGTGGCGTACATCCGCGGCGACGGCGTGATCGTAGCGACACCGTCCGGATCGACCGCGCACAACCTGGCCGCGGGCGGCCCCATCCTGGAGCCGACGGGCGAGGCGTTCATCCTCACCCCCATCTGTCCACAGGCGCTCAGCTACCGGCCGCTGGTGCTGGCGGCCAGCCGGCGGATTTCCATTCGCATCGCCCAGGCAAACCCCGGCACGACGGTCGCGACCGATGGGCGCATCGTCCAGCCGCTGCAGGTCGGCGACCGCATCCTCATTTCCCGCTACAACGCGGACTTTCTCCTGGTCCGCAACCCGCGTCACTCCGAATGGCACGCCCTCCGCCGCAAGCTCCGCTGGGGCGAAGGGCCGAACATGCACTAG
- a CDS encoding carboxymuconolactone decarboxylase family protein yields MSERLNGFREFRERMNERILQAGNLQINRFFTLDAKAYEDGALDARTKEIAGLVGSLVLRCDDCIAYHVIRCKELGVTDAQLFEAFNVGLVIGGSIVIPHLRRAVALVDELDAEIGPAH; encoded by the coding sequence ATGTCTGAACGGCTGAACGGGTTTCGCGAATTCCGCGAGCGGATGAACGAGCGCATCCTGCAGGCGGGCAACCTGCAGATCAACCGGTTCTTCACGCTGGATGCCAAGGCATACGAGGACGGCGCGCTCGATGCGCGGACGAAGGAGATCGCCGGCCTCGTCGGGTCGCTGGTGCTGCGCTGCGATGACTGCATCGCGTACCACGTGATCCGCTGCAAGGAACTGGGTGTGACCGACGCGCAGCTTTTCGAGGCGTTCAACGTCGGCCTGGTCATCGGCGGGTCGATCGTCATCCCGCACCTGCGGCGGGCGGTGGCGCTGGTCGATGAGCTGGACGCCGAGATCGGTCCGGCGCACTGA
- the lnt gene encoding apolipoprotein N-acyltransferase: MKTDPVPARHEQPGSVRPPAPLPKLWREAGHVLLLYGLSAAALCWIFPQPSFWPLVFVALVPWTVATCRTHRAWLAHWLSFLVGWGFFLVALRWLLPVTGLGYAALALYLAFYWTLAAWAIRTARRHGISLIWSLPITWVACEYLRATVMTGFPWLFLSHGLYRQLPLIQISDLTGAYGVTFLAALVNGVLGEWTLRRWPAHAANTGVRQLYAGTATAIALLAATLGYGYFRLGQVDFDKATDARGPRVAVIQHDFPLVSTPPYGDHPSLVLASYLALAAEAARGQPDLLAFPETVWNAYQNIDFIERREVVPEVGPGLWDWSSACHQAVSAFARGDYAAVNTVITDLEHRVRRLAQARPELNLPTRLPRLPAENGPRMTVLVGAVSLEQFPEATYPKLKRFNSALIYDPDGAQRRQRYDKTHLVPFGELVPFRQAKFMGFQLHWLYRWLNSLSPFSQGGKDEYSLTPGTEYTVFEFPTANGPRRFAAPICYEDATPYVIRHFVWDGATRRVDFLVNISNDGWFLHSNELPQHMAICAFRAVENRVSIARAVNTGISGFIDPNGRIYSEVTKDGRRFGRGTIGYAVEPVYLDQRASLYGRLGDWFAGVCLALTAVLWLSGILERWILAARQKLRALFAKGGP; the protein is encoded by the coding sequence ATGAAGACAGACCCCGTGCCCGCCAGACACGAACAGCCCGGGTCCGTGCGACCGCCGGCCCCCTTGCCCAAGCTGTGGCGTGAAGCTGGCCACGTGCTGCTGCTCTACGGGCTTTCGGCCGCCGCGCTGTGCTGGATCTTCCCCCAGCCCAGCTTCTGGCCGCTGGTGTTTGTCGCGCTCGTGCCCTGGACGGTCGCGACCTGCCGGACGCACCGTGCGTGGCTTGCGCACTGGCTCAGCTTCCTGGTCGGCTGGGGCTTCTTCCTCGTCGCCCTGCGCTGGCTACTGCCGGTAACCGGGCTCGGCTACGCCGCCCTCGCGCTCTACCTCGCGTTCTACTGGACGCTGGCAGCCTGGGCCATCCGCACCGCCCGCCGACACGGCATTTCGCTCATCTGGAGCCTACCCATCACCTGGGTCGCGTGTGAATACCTGCGCGCCACCGTCATGACCGGCTTCCCCTGGCTGTTCCTGTCGCACGGCCTCTATCGCCAACTGCCCTTGATCCAGATCAGTGACCTCACCGGCGCATACGGCGTCACCTTCCTCGCCGCCCTGGTCAATGGCGTCCTCGGCGAGTGGACCCTGCGGCGGTGGCCAGCGCATGCGGCGAACACTGGCGTCCGGCAGCTCTACGCCGGCACCGCAACCGCCATCGCGCTGCTCGCCGCGACACTCGGCTACGGCTACTTCCGGCTTGGCCAAGTGGACTTTGACAAGGCGACCGACGCGCGGGGGCCGCGGGTCGCGGTGATCCAGCACGACTTCCCGCTGGTCAGCACGCCGCCGTACGGGGATCACCCATCACTGGTCCTCGCGTCGTACCTCGCGCTCGCGGCGGAGGCTGCGCGGGGGCAACCCGACCTGCTGGCGTTCCCCGAGACCGTCTGGAACGCGTATCAAAACATCGATTTCATCGAGCGGCGTGAGGTCGTGCCGGAAGTCGGGCCGGGGCTGTGGGACTGGAGTTCCGCGTGTCACCAGGCGGTGTCCGCTTTCGCACGCGGGGATTACGCGGCGGTCAACACGGTCATCACCGACCTCGAGCACCGCGTCCGCCGGCTGGCCCAGGCGCGCCCCGAGCTGAACCTGCCGACGCGCCTGCCGCGGCTGCCGGCCGAGAATGGGCCGCGCATGACGGTGCTCGTCGGCGCAGTGTCGCTCGAGCAATTCCCCGAGGCGACTTACCCGAAGCTGAAGCGTTTCAATTCGGCGCTGATCTACGACCCCGACGGCGCCCAGCGCCGCCAGCGCTACGACAAGACACACCTTGTGCCGTTCGGTGAGCTGGTACCGTTCCGCCAGGCGAAGTTCATGGGCTTCCAGCTGCACTGGCTGTACCGCTGGCTGAACAGCCTGAGCCCGTTCAGCCAGGGCGGCAAGGACGAGTATTCGCTGACGCCAGGGACCGAGTACACGGTCTTCGAGTTCCCCACGGCCAACGGTCCGCGCCGCTTTGCCGCGCCGATCTGCTACGAGGATGCGACGCCCTACGTCATCCGGCACTTCGTTTGGGATGGAGCCACCCGCCGGGTCGACTTCCTGGTCAACATCAGCAACGACGGCTGGTTCCTCCACAGCAACGAGCTGCCGCAGCACATGGCAATCTGCGCCTTTCGCGCCGTCGAAAACCGCGTCAGCATTGCCCGGGCCGTCAACACCGGCATCAGCGGCTTCATTGACCCCAACGGCCGGATCTACTCCGAAGTCACCAAAGATGGCCGCCGCTTCGGCCGCGGCACGATCGGCTACGCCGTCGAGCCGGTGTATCTGGACCAGCGCGCCAGCCTCTATGGCCGCCTGGGCGACTGGTTCGCCGGCGTCTGCCTGGCGCTCACCGCCGTCCTGTGGCTGAGCGGCATCCTCGAGCGCTGGATCCTCGCGGCCCGCCAGAAACTGCGGGCCCTGTTTGCGAAGGGAGGTCCCTGA